A segment of the Sphingobacterium oryzagri genome:
GTCGTACCTATATTTACCTGCGGCAACCTGGCGCGCAATAAATTAATGGTATTGTTAAGCTCTACATCGGTAATGGCACCATTTAACTCATACATCGTTTCTGCATAATTTAAGAGTACTTCTGCATAACGTAGTACTGGCCGATCAATATAGGAAGCCTGTAGATTCCAAAATTCACGATTAGCATATTTCCGTATTCCGTATCCGGTTCCCTGACCTGTTGGATTAGGAATAGTGTAAGCACCGCTTGCGATAAACTCGTCTCCCCTTTTAAACAAGGTGAAGCTCATCCGCGGGTCTTTTCGATTGAAATAGGCCGCATGTGTAGTTGTTGCATCGGGTTCCCGATAGAGCGGCGACTGCGTAATGGGAAGACCATCTGCCATTAGGTAGTTTTCTACGAAATTTTGTGTTGGTAATACGTTGTTCGCTTCAAAAAACCGTTGCACTGCCGTGCTAGAGATACTATTTTGCTGATTGACACCATATACACGTGCAATTATATTTTCGCGGTTGGCTCGTCCTTCGCCGGCGAGTTGAAAGAGGTTGAAATACGCATCATTTAAACGCTGTCCTTGTGCGCCGGTGCGTTCCTGACTAAAAACGCTATGCGCGCCAGACGCTATCACGGCTTCTGCCGCTTCTCGAGCTAGGTTAAGATGCCGTCTGTAGTCACCGTATTGATGGTATTTGGCCCGCGTACCTTCAAACAGTGCCACACGCGACTTAAACGCTAAAGCGCCGGTGTTGGAAATCCGACCATATTCACGTGCCGTAACCAGTTGATCTGCCGTGCGCAGTACTTGCGCGGCATAGTCGAGATCGTCATAAATAAGCTGCAATACTTCATCCCTGCTTGCCCGAGGTGCAAATATTTCCGGATCACTTACCTGCATTGGCCGGGTAATTAGGGGTACGCCACCATATCTTTGCAACATTTTGAAGTAGTAAAGCGCTCTAAAAAATCGAGCTTCACCGATGTAACGATTGACCTCCGTTTCATTTCCACCTTTTGCCAAAACTAAGGGCGCTTTTTCGATAAGGTTATTCGCTTGGTAAATCTGGTAATAATCGTAGTCGACATCGGTAGCTGGTGCTACGCGAGAACCATCGCTTATTGTATTTCCACTTAATCCTGGATAAGCATCTGCTGACCGCGTATCTTCAGAGACTTCTCCCACCGTTAGGCCCGGCAGTGTGGTGTAAAAATAATTTGCTGCCAAGCGAAGGTCTGCTGTTGTATTCCAGAAATTTTCGTCACTTATCGTGGTTTCTGGTGCTAAATCGACCTTGCATGAAGCGAAGAACCCGAAGATCAACAGGATCAATAGTATATTGTTATAGCATATTTTCATCATCGTATATTTAAAAGTCAATATTTAAACCAAAGGAAATGGTGGTTGCGAAAGGATACGGCGATACTTTACCATCTTCTGGTTTAATCTCCGGGTCGATAACGCCCTTAAAGACGCCTAAACGCGACACGGTCATCAAATCTTCGCCAGATGCGTATAGTCTTATAGCAGTAAATGGCAATCGCGCAAACCGCTCCTTACGCAAGGTGTAGCCCAATTGGATATTTTTAAGCCGGGCATAAGCACCACTTAAAAACCATTTATCGGAGCTTTGGAAATTATGATTTCCAGATAAAAAAGGTCTTGGAAAAGCGGCATCGGTATTTTCCGGTGTCCAGTAGTCCATATGAAAATTCATAGGTAGGTAATAGGAAAACAGCTGGGGCTGGATTAATTCGTTACTTGGTTTAAAATTTCGCTTTCCAATACCTTGCACAAACATATTGAA
Coding sequences within it:
- a CDS encoding RagB/SusD family nutrient uptake outer membrane protein, with the translated sequence MMKICYNNILLILLIFGFFASCKVDLAPETTISDENFWNTTADLRLAANYFYTTLPGLTVGEVSEDTRSADAYPGLSGNTISDGSRVAPATDVDYDYYQIYQANNLIEKAPLVLAKGGNETEVNRYIGEARFFRALYYFKMLQRYGGVPLITRPMQVSDPEIFAPRASRDEVLQLIYDDLDYAAQVLRTADQLVTAREYGRISNTGALAFKSRVALFEGTRAKYHQYGDYRRHLNLAREAAEAVIASGAHSVFSQERTGAQGQRLNDAYFNLFQLAGEGRANRENIIARVYGVNQQNSISSTAVQRFFEANNVLPTQNFVENYLMADGLPITQSPLYREPDATTTHAAYFNRKDPRMSFTLFKRGDEFIASGAYTIPNPTGQGTGYGIRKYANREFWNLQASYIDRPVLRYAEVLLNYAETMYELNGAITDVELNNTINLLRARLPQVNIGTTESPNFVSMPPLTNAFVAQNGLNMLTEIRRERRIELAFEGFRYWDLLRWKTAEIELPQTLRGSYFFTEYTTAATLRWSATTNVDQRKYIILQAGTLRRFDPAKDYLWPIPLNEIAKNPLIEQNPGW